ACGTGCTGAATCTTTACGACGTTTGGTAACTACGTAATTATTGTTTGTGGGTTGTTTATGAATGATAGTTGTTCCCATGCTAAACGCGGAAATATTTTAGGGAGGCTCTATCTCAAATAAAATTGAGGAGGCAGAGCCTATTTGTTATTTTATTATTACCAGGCTTTAGCCTGGTAATGAGTGAATAATTTGGTCGCTACAGTGACTAATGTTACAGTCTATTTACACTTAATCGCGGATTTACTGTGATTTTTTGTTACTAAGTTATATATTTCATGGTTGAGCAACGAAACCAGACACAGTCTGCTAATCAAGCTATTGCAGACGAGATGAAGGCTTATCTGCAAGCATGTTTAGCAAATCGCTACTTCATGGGGTCAGTATTAGTTGCCTGTGCAGGTGAAGTACTCTTGAGTGCAGGCTATGGCATGGCTAACCTTGAACATAATGTTCCAAATATTCCCCAAACGAAGTTCCGTCTCGGTTCCATTACTAAGCAGTTCACAGCAACGGCAATTTTGCAACTTCAAGAGCAAGGTTTGCTTGAAGTGCATCAAGAGATTTCAGCTTATTTGCCTAACTACCCTAACGGCGAGCAAATTACTATTCATCACCTGCTCAACCACACTTCTGGTATTCCCAACTATACAGAATTTTCTAACTTTGAGCAGCAAAAGAAAATCAAGGTAATGTTGGATGATTTGATAGCCCGGTTTAGCAGTGAACCACTAGAGTTTACGCCAGGTGAAAGCTACCGCTACACTAACTCTGGTTACGTAGTGCTTACTAAGATTATTGAAATAGTCTCTGGTCACTCCTATGCCGATTATCTGCAACATCAGATTCTTGAACCTTTAGGAATGCTTGATTCAGGCTATGATCGGCAAGAGTTGATTTTGCCCCATCGAGCTTCGGGCTACATTTTCTCTGGCGAAGTATACCAGAATGCAGATTTTGTCGATATATCATGGTCATCGGGCGCTGGGGGAATGTATTCAACGATTGAAGATCTCTATAAATGGGAGCAAGGGCTTAATACAGATACAGTATTGAGCGCCGAGTCCAGAGAAATGATGTTTACACCCAAGGTCGTGATTCGAGAAGCAGAAAATGGTAAAGGATATTACCACGGCTATGGAGGAATTATATGTACTCATTATGGACGCAAGCTTTTGTACCACGGTGGTGGGATTGATGGCTTTAGCACTCGCATTGCTAGATATCCAGATGAACAAGTTTCTATTATTGTGCTTACTAACATTGACGCAGCAGTAGTAGCACCAGTTATATCTATTACGAATGATTTAGCTGCTATTTTATTTAATCAACCTTATGAGCTGCCTATGCAACGGCAAGTGATTGAACTTGATCCTGCCATTTATGATGCCTATGTCGGACAATATGAACTAGAACCTGGATGGGTCATGATAGTTACAAAAAAGTCTGATCGCATTTTTACTCAATGGGCTGGACAAGAACGAGTAGAAATGTTTCCAGAGTCTTCAACAAAGTTTTTTTTGAAGGCGATGGATGCTCAACGTACGTTCGTAGTGGATGAGACAGGCAAGGCATCTTATGTGATTCTGCATCAAGGTGGACGAGATCGTATAGCAACCAGAGTGAATTAAAGTTATATTTTGCGTACAGATTCAGATCTGTATCAAAAGTTGAATGATTTGATTTCATTGCCTTAGCCAGTTCTTTAGACAGGAATGTCGGAAACACAATGTCCAATGGTTTGACATAGACAACTAATGGAAGATGCGGTGGGCTTCCGTGTACATATTCCTGCTAAAAAATAGCATAATTATGCTATGGTCACAACTTGCCGCGATCGCCAG
Above is a genomic segment from Fischerella sp. JS2 containing:
- a CDS encoding serine hydrolase — its product is MVEQRNQTQSANQAIADEMKAYLQACLANRYFMGSVLVACAGEVLLSAGYGMANLEHNVPNIPQTKFRLGSITKQFTATAILQLQEQGLLEVHQEISAYLPNYPNGEQITIHHLLNHTSGIPNYTEFSNFEQQKKIKVMLDDLIARFSSEPLEFTPGESYRYTNSGYVVLTKIIEIVSGHSYADYLQHQILEPLGMLDSGYDRQELILPHRASGYIFSGEVYQNADFVDISWSSGAGGMYSTIEDLYKWEQGLNTDTVLSAESREMMFTPKVVIREAENGKGYYHGYGGIICTHYGRKLLYHGGGIDGFSTRIARYPDEQVSIIVLTNIDAAVVAPVISITNDLAAILFNQPYELPMQRQVIELDPAIYDAYVGQYELEPGWVMIVTKKSDRIFTQWAGQERVEMFPESSTKFFLKAMDAQRTFVVDETGKASYVILHQGGRDRIATRVN